A window from candidate division WOR-3 bacterium encodes these proteins:
- a CDS encoding adenosine deaminase, with product MFKTLNFSQSEWDKNYRKEIHPKNILSREIIRAMPKVDLHQHLDGCLRPQTIIDLAKIDKVELPYNDPSELREYLQRGARRGSLPLYLEGFAVTTSVLQTHESLQRVAFEVVEDNFRDGVVYSELRFAPVLHTSRGLSQDEIMKAVLQGMEEAGKKFNCSWGLIVCAMRDRSDSLEEAKLAVKFRDKGVVGFDLAGEEAGYPPKDHLEAFNYCKKSNFNITVHAGEAFGVDSIWQALQYCGAHRIGHGTKLVQDMEINQEGEVERIGQVASYVLDHRIPLEVCLSSNVQTKAAESFEKHPFIIFNKMQYRVFLNTDNTLMSETSMTNEFVKAVEHYNLTMRDLEKLIINAMKSAFLPYRQRNHIIYKIIKPGFSEIRKSILEN from the coding sequence ATGTTTAAAACCCTAAATTTCAGCCAGTCTGAATGGGACAAAAACTACAGAAAGGAAATACACCCGAAGAACATTCTTTCTCGAGAAATTATCAGAGCCATGCCGAAAGTAGATCTTCATCAGCATCTCGACGGATGCTTGAGACCGCAGACGATCATAGATCTGGCAAAGATAGACAAAGTTGAACTCCCTTACAACGACCCTTCGGAATTAAGAGAGTACCTTCAGAGAGGAGCGAGAAGAGGCTCTCTACCTCTTTACCTGGAAGGATTCGCCGTTACGACTTCTGTTTTGCAGACCCATGAAAGCCTGCAAAGGGTTGCGTTTGAAGTGGTTGAAGACAATTTTCGAGACGGAGTGGTTTACAGTGAATTGAGGTTTGCCCCTGTTCTCCATACTTCCAGAGGTCTTTCACAGGATGAAATTATGAAAGCTGTACTGCAGGGTATGGAAGAAGCAGGGAAAAAATTTAACTGTTCATGGGGGCTGATCGTCTGCGCCATGAGAGACAGAAGCGATTCTCTCGAAGAAGCAAAATTGGCAGTCAAATTCAGAGACAAGGGCGTTGTTGGATTTGACCTCGCCGGAGAAGAAGCCGGTTATCCTCCTAAAGACCATTTGGAGGCTTTCAATTATTGCAAGAAGTCCAATTTCAACATCACGGTTCACGCCGGCGAAGCTTTCGGTGTGGATTCGATATGGCAGGCTCTTCAATACTGCGGAGCCCACCGTATTGGTCACGGAACAAAACTGGTCCAGGACATGGAAATAAACCAAGAAGGAGAAGTTGAAAGAATCGGCCAAGTGGCGAGTTATGTTCTCGACCATAGAATACCTTTGGAGGTCTGCCTGTCTTCTAACGTACAGACAAAAGCGGCTGAGTCCTTCGAGAAACACCCTTTCATTATATTCAACAAGATGCAGTACAGAGTTTTTCTCAACACAGACAACACTCTTATGAGCGAGACGTCGATGACGAATGAGTTTGTCAAGGCTGTAGAACACTATAATTTGACGATGAGAGATTTGGAAAAACTGATTATAAACGCCATGAAGTCGGCATTTCTTCCATACCGGCAGAGAAACCACATCATATACAAAATCATCAAGCCCGGCTTTTCCGAGATAAGAAAATCTATTCTGGAAAACTAA
- a CDS encoding tetratricopeptide repeat protein — protein sequence MGKKIFLLSAIFLQLSCSVKRDFDYIRDTVKDIDLRLASVEESAGILDSTTNEIHLYQREKDAYYLQNLENINMKIDALRQALQLSRSQLDALTYRIQNISDTNPEASAEAFELAAVDFSKGDYDIAEMALLDFVQNYRSSPKISDALFLLAESQFSLEKYEEAFNNYSLFRVNFPLNPTMPSALYKSGLCKLASGDTAESRRFFNDVIEAYPDSREAMWAKEKLR from the coding sequence ATGGGAAAAAAAATATTTTTACTCTCTGCCATTTTTCTGCAATTGTCTTGCTCCGTAAAAAGGGATTTCGATTATATCAGGGATACGGTGAAAGATATCGACCTGAGACTCGCGAGTGTTGAAGAGAGCGCCGGAATTTTGGACTCTACAACAAACGAGATACATCTCTACCAAAGAGAAAAAGACGCCTACTACCTCCAGAATTTAGAGAATATAAATATGAAAATTGACGCCTTGAGGCAGGCGCTGCAGCTTTCAAGGAGTCAACTGGACGCGTTGACCTATAGGATACAGAATATTTCCGACACAAATCCAGAGGCTTCAGCAGAAGCGTTTGAATTGGCGGCGGTCGATTTCTCAAAAGGCGATTACGACATAGCTGAGATGGCGCTTTTGGATTTTGTTCAAAATTATAGGTCGAGCCCCAAAATTTCGGATGCGCTGTTTCTTCTCGCTGAATCTCAATTCAGCCTCGAAAAATACGAAGAAGCTTTCAACAATTATTCGCTTTTCAGGGTTAATTTTCCCCTAAACCCAACGATGCCTTCAGCTCTGTATAAAAGCGGTCTTTGCAAATTGGCTTCCGGAGATACCGCGGAATCAAGAAGATTTTTTAACGATGTAATTGAAGCGTACCCTGATAGCAGAGAGGCTATGTGGGCAAAAGAAAAGTTGAGGTGA
- the pal gene encoding peptidoglycan-associated lipoprotein Pal: MKMIRFFIFFAVSILMLFSCTPKNTDGDQVLLDTTTAVSDTADIQTEVQRPEDLIVLETVYFEYNSWELSFTAREVMSKNARELLKYPSVDVILEGHCDERGTSEYNLALGQKRADACRSYLVNYGIAPERIRTVSYGKERPAATGTGESVWVKNRRVEFKTAS; encoded by the coding sequence ATGAAAATGATAAGATTCTTTATTTTCTTTGCCGTGTCAATTCTTATGTTGTTTTCCTGCACACCCAAAAACACCGACGGAGATCAAGTCCTTTTGGATACCACAACGGCGGTCTCCGACACTGCAGATATACAAACAGAAGTCCAGAGACCCGAAGATTTGATCGTCCTGGAGACGGTCTATTTCGAATATAATTCCTGGGAGCTGAGTTTTACCGCCAGAGAAGTCATGTCAAAAAACGCCAGAGAGCTTCTGAAGTATCCGTCAGTCGACGTGATACTAGAAGGTCATTGCGACGAAAGGGGGACCAGTGAATACAACCTGGCTCTCGGACAGAAAAGAGCCGACGCTTGCAGGTCATACTTGGTCAACTACGGTATAGCGCCGGAGAGAATTCGTACTGTTTCCTACGGGAAAGAAAGACCAGCGGCTACCGGCACGGGAGAAAGCGTCTGGGTGAAAAACAGAAGAGTGGAATTTAAAACGGCGAGTTAG
- a CDS encoding PD40 domain-containing protein: MVFLLMSLVISQGDIYVGISTYGKEQMDLILMPFSSSEDLSETACMLENVVKSDLLYSLYFSIVPWDETGVAPEDFMPANWDKLKSTGAEALAAAVVSRSFDGISLKGFLLDIQSENIVFEKDYRVNSEGLRSIAHEFSDDIVWALTGERGVFSTKIAYSRRGGSSSGIRVCDYDGYNDQSIVSNGSVNIAPTWDFFGKIFFTSYFSGKPEIVTIESGRLTSFVSRGDLQFGGEFSPDGSMMAFAMTVDGNTDIYITEVSSGILSRVTNSPSIECSPTWSPSGKEIAFTSDMAGYPQIFACGVDGVNTRRITRSGFYNTSPAWSPRGDRILFVGEQSGSFQIFSVSPTGENQKQLTAVGDNEDPSWSPDGLHIVFSSDRSGSDKLYTMNFDGTYLREIISSPGSAMPAWSK; the protein is encoded by the coding sequence ATGGTATTTTTGTTGATGAGCCTTGTAATTTCACAAGGCGATATTTACGTTGGAATTTCAACCTATGGAAAGGAACAGATGGATTTGATCCTGATGCCTTTCTCTTCTTCAGAAGACCTTTCTGAAACTGCTTGTATGCTTGAAAACGTTGTCAAGTCGGATCTTTTGTACAGCCTGTATTTTTCTATTGTACCCTGGGATGAAACCGGTGTTGCCCCGGAGGATTTCATGCCAGCGAACTGGGATAAATTGAAAAGCACCGGAGCTGAAGCCCTCGCAGCGGCAGTCGTTTCGCGTAGTTTCGACGGGATTTCACTAAAAGGGTTCCTGCTCGACATTCAATCGGAAAACATTGTTTTTGAAAAGGATTATAGAGTTAATTCCGAAGGATTAAGAAGCATAGCCCACGAGTTTTCAGACGACATTGTCTGGGCTTTAACAGGAGAAAGAGGAGTTTTTTCGACAAAAATAGCATACTCGAGAAGAGGGGGATCTTCTTCCGGAATAAGAGTATGTGATTACGACGGCTATAACGATCAAAGCATCGTCAGCAACGGATCGGTTAACATAGCACCGACTTGGGATTTTTTTGGAAAAATATTTTTCACCTCGTATTTCAGCGGAAAACCCGAAATTGTGACTATCGAATCCGGGAGGTTGACCTCGTTTGTTTCCCGGGGCGACCTTCAATTCGGAGGTGAATTTTCTCCGGACGGCTCTATGATGGCGTTCGCGATGACTGTCGACGGAAACACAGACATATACATTACGGAAGTTTCATCTGGAATTCTCAGCAGAGTGACCAATTCCCCTTCCATAGAATGCTCGCCGACCTGGTCTCCTTCGGGAAAAGAAATCGCCTTTACGAGCGACATGGCGGGATACCCTCAAATATTCGCATGCGGCGTGGATGGAGTTAACACCAGGCGGATTACGCGGTCGGGGTTTTACAACACATCTCCAGCATGGTCTCCCAGAGGTGACAGGATACTTTTTGTCGGTGAACAAAGCGGTTCTTTTCAAATATTCAGCGTTTCGCCGACAGGTGAAAATCAGAAACAGTTGACAGCTGTTGGAGACAACGAAGATCCTTCATGGTCCCCGGACGGGCTTCATATAGTTTTTTCAAGCGACAGATCCGGGAGCGACAAACTTTACACAATGAATTTTGACGGAACATACTTGAGAGAAATCATTTCATCTCCAGGCAGCGCTATGCCCGCGTGGTCGAAGTGA
- a CDS encoding TonB C-terminal domain-containing protein, translated as MLVLSKIQDLIQRSETERVAYRVNLVASREDLQNHIGSEEETPPETTDEDVATTVFEQPEVDDNSDHNILPNATGGEDPVWVNIPGLGPEDPYIKSIVRKVARYYTDPLGSGTGIKKATIVFTINRSGDISGAQIQESSGSSSLDLAALRAVKNSSPFPPLPDKFGDSVVVHFYFEHR; from the coding sequence ATGCTTGTGCTGTCGAAAATTCAGGATCTTATTCAAAGATCGGAAACAGAAAGGGTGGCTTACAGAGTAAACCTTGTCGCATCGAGAGAAGATTTGCAAAACCACATAGGCAGCGAGGAGGAAACTCCTCCAGAGACGACTGACGAAGATGTCGCGACCACTGTCTTCGAGCAACCAGAGGTGGATGACAATTCTGATCACAACATCCTTCCAAATGCAACCGGCGGTGAAGATCCGGTCTGGGTAAATATACCGGGTTTGGGGCCTGAAGACCCGTATATAAAATCTATTGTGAGAAAAGTGGCGAGGTATTACACAGACCCGCTGGGGTCGGGAACCGGAATAAAAAAAGCTACTATTGTATTTACCATAAACCGAAGCGGCGACATTTCCGGCGCTCAGATTCAAGAGAGCTCGGGCAGTTCTTCATTGGACCTGGCGGCATTGAGAGCTGTCAAAAACTCGTCTCCTTTTCCGCCTTTGCCTGATAAATTCGGAGATTCCGTAGTCGTCCATTTTTATTTCGAACACAGGTGA
- a CDS encoding biopolymer transporter ExbD — translation MAVSNELKPLSGINVTSLVDVTMSLLIMFMITVPLINEQRVRSSVAVPVLSDSAKSEVVPEDLKNCVISIDREGRIFFGIYQGSNSVSAETLNSPEDLVPLLRGLDPMTSVSIEADSAVFYKHVLDCVRTVAKSGINSVELVYTSKIR, via the coding sequence ATGGCAGTTTCAAACGAATTGAAACCTTTGTCGGGGATAAACGTCACAAGCCTTGTCGACGTGACCATGTCGTTGCTGATTATGTTTATGATCACTGTACCTCTGATAAACGAACAGAGGGTTAGGTCATCGGTCGCGGTTCCGGTTTTAAGCGACAGCGCGAAGTCGGAGGTCGTCCCGGAAGACCTTAAGAATTGCGTTATTTCAATAGACAGAGAAGGGAGAATATTTTTCGGAATCTACCAGGGGTCGAACAGCGTTTCGGCCGAGACTTTGAATTCCCCAGAGGATCTCGTCCCGCTTTTGAGAGGATTGGATCCCATGACATCTGTCAGTATTGAAGCGGATTCTGCGGTGTTTTATAAACACGTTCTGGACTGCGTCAGAACGGTGGCAAAATCAGGAATAAACAGTGTCGAACTCGTATACACTTCTAAAATCAGATAA
- a CDS encoding MotA/TolQ/ExbB proton channel family protein, which translates to MVFLRFCQISLENSGVFSRTDPVTYMILGILLILSFFTVSIAIERFLVFRKAKNLNGSFEATFSNIKTKEMMRNLTIVGDPSPFARIFIGLHARLFFTPAPDSLKPSRPKLEEIKMLSEKLVREEMHRLEGKVTFLATTTTVAPFFGLLGTVWGIMLSFMAMGKHRTTDISAIGPGVAAALVTTIVGLLVAIPSVMLYNGLNSRLRGMVVSMENFSDEIIEKALVWGLID; encoded by the coding sequence ATGGTCTTTTTAAGGTTTTGCCAGATATCTTTAGAAAACTCCGGAGTGTTTTCGAGAACAGACCCTGTTACGTATATGATTCTCGGTATTCTTTTAATTCTTTCATTTTTCACTGTCTCAATTGCAATTGAGAGGTTTCTTGTATTCAGAAAAGCCAAAAATTTAAACGGCAGTTTCGAAGCGACGTTTTCGAATATTAAGACAAAGGAAATGATGAGGAACTTGACAATCGTAGGAGATCCGTCACCTTTCGCGAGGATTTTCATAGGTCTTCACGCGAGGTTATTTTTCACACCAGCTCCAGATTCTCTAAAACCCTCAAGACCTAAACTCGAAGAAATCAAGATGCTGTCTGAAAAACTAGTCAGGGAGGAGATGCACAGACTTGAAGGAAAGGTCACGTTCTTGGCCACTACTACCACTGTCGCTCCTTTTTTCGGACTTTTGGGGACTGTCTGGGGTATAATGCTTTCGTTTATGGCAATGGGAAAACACAGAACGACGGATATATCCGCGATAGGCCCGGGTGTCGCTGCAGCGCTTGTGACGACAATCGTCGGTTTGTTGGTTGCTATTCCCTCAGTGATGCTCTATAACGGCTTAAACTCCAGATTGAGGGGCATGGTTGTTTCCATGGAAAATTTTTCTGACGAGATAATCGAAAAAGCTCTGGTCTGGGGTCTGATAGATTAG
- the trpS gene encoding tryptophan--tRNA ligase, which produces MKKKVFSGIQPSGNLHIGNYFGALKQWIGIQEQYDCVYGIVDLHAMTVRYEPQELPERTLDAAISYLSAGLDHEKSVLMVQSLVPQHTELAWILNCVTPLSWCERVPTFKDKVAQNADNINVGLLDYPVLMSADILIYKSEFVPVGKDQIPHLELCREIARKFNSTFGGTFPEPQPIMGEGAVILGLDGKFKMSKSLGNCIYLTDSFEEISKKLSTAVTDTRRQKKTDAGVPEECNIFSMHKLVSDPEQIKYCREGCMNATIGCFECKRILAENLNRELEPFRENKKRWSSELPRVKEIIFEGSKTARKIASKTIEEVKEKTGLWSF; this is translated from the coding sequence TTGAAAAAAAAGGTTTTTTCGGGGATTCAACCCTCGGGAAATTTGCACATAGGGAATTATTTCGGCGCTTTAAAGCAGTGGATAGGAATTCAGGAGCAATACGACTGCGTTTACGGAATAGTAGATCTTCACGCCATGACCGTCAGGTATGAACCCCAGGAGTTGCCGGAAAGAACCCTCGACGCCGCGATTTCCTATCTTTCCGCGGGGCTTGACCATGAGAAATCTGTTTTGATGGTTCAGTCTCTTGTACCCCAACACACCGAACTAGCCTGGATATTGAACTGTGTGACCCCTCTTTCATGGTGCGAGAGGGTTCCGACTTTCAAGGACAAGGTCGCGCAAAACGCGGACAACATAAACGTGGGTCTTCTGGATTATCCGGTTTTGATGTCGGCTGACATATTGATATACAAGTCAGAATTTGTCCCGGTAGGCAAAGATCAGATTCCCCACCTGGAGCTCTGCAGGGAAATTGCCAGAAAATTTAATTCAACCTTTGGGGGCACTTTCCCAGAACCTCAGCCTATCATGGGAGAAGGAGCCGTGATACTCGGTCTGGACGGAAAATTCAAAATGTCCAAAAGCCTCGGAAACTGCATATACCTGACTGACTCCTTTGAGGAGATATCCAAAAAGTTGTCTACCGCAGTGACCGACACGAGAAGACAGAAAAAAACAGATGCCGGCGTTCCCGAGGAATGCAACATATTTTCCATGCACAAATTGGTGTCTGATCCCGAACAGATCAAATACTGCAGGGAAGGTTGCATGAACGCTACTATAGGCTGTTTTGAATGCAAAAGAATTTTGGCGGAAAACCTGAACAGGGAACTGGAACCTTTCAGGGAAAACAAAAAACGCTGGAGTTCTGAACTGCCGAGGGTCAAAGAGATAATTTTTGAAGGCAGTAAAACGGCTCGAAAAATAGCGTCTAAAACAATCGAAGAAGTCAAGGAGAAGACGGGTTTATGGTCTTTTTAA
- the rlmN gene encoding 23S rRNA (adenine(2503)-C(2))-methyltransferase RlmN: protein MNGEKSKTMAYTLEPTPESLDKFMHDKNLPSYRTGQILEWFWKKKETNILKMSNLPNELRQELNEKLYIPEIRKSNKSGDKTVLYIMKFKDGLEAETVLIEEKSRKTVCVSTGVGCPYGCLFCATGEMGFFRQLTPYEIAVQVLLVSLQLGDKNPTNIVLMGMGEPFYDYKGAVEACDILNDKKMLGIGQRKITISTAGVVPGILYLAKSAKQYKLAVSLNASDDSMRKRLMPITKKWNLAALIDSVKEYIEITNKKVTFEYVLIKDINDKPKDAKKLSELVNGVMCKINLIPYNQAVERFQRAEETSLLRFREILEKNGVDVTVRYSHGGDIDAACGQLFTKQKMKRGEN from the coding sequence ATGAACGGCGAAAAATCAAAGACCATGGCGTATACCCTGGAGCCGACTCCGGAAAGCCTTGACAAATTCATGCATGACAAAAATCTTCCCTCATACAGGACAGGGCAAATACTCGAATGGTTCTGGAAAAAAAAAGAGACGAATATTTTAAAAATGTCCAACCTGCCAAACGAATTGAGACAAGAACTGAATGAAAAGTTGTACATACCAGAAATAAGAAAATCGAATAAATCTGGCGACAAAACAGTATTGTATATCATGAAATTCAAAGACGGCTTGGAAGCCGAGACTGTCCTCATAGAAGAAAAAAGCCGGAAAACCGTCTGCGTATCGACAGGTGTAGGTTGTCCCTACGGATGCTTGTTCTGTGCTACCGGAGAGATGGGTTTTTTCAGGCAACTCACGCCATACGAGATCGCTGTTCAGGTTTTGCTCGTTTCCCTGCAGCTCGGTGATAAAAACCCCACGAACATAGTTTTGATGGGCATGGGAGAACCTTTTTATGACTACAAGGGCGCAGTTGAGGCATGCGACATTTTAAACGACAAGAAAATGCTGGGGATTGGACAGAGGAAGATAACCATTTCAACCGCGGGTGTTGTCCCAGGCATACTTTATCTAGCTAAAAGCGCCAAGCAATACAAGCTCGCTGTTTCGCTCAACGCTTCGGATGATTCGATGAGAAAAAGACTCATGCCGATAACAAAAAAATGGAACTTGGCAGCTCTCATTGACTCGGTAAAGGAATACATCGAAATAACGAACAAGAAAGTTACTTTTGAATACGTTCTAATCAAAGACATCAACGACAAGCCAAAAGACGCAAAGAAATTGTCAGAGCTGGTCAATGGGGTTATGTGCAAAATAAATTTGATTCCTTACAATCAAGCCGTCGAAAGATTTCAAAGAGCTGAAGAGACATCTCTTTTGAGGTTTCGTGAAATTCTCGAAAAGAACGGCGTGGATGTCACTGTGAGATACAGCCACGGCGGAGACATTGACGCCGCTTGCGGCCAGCTCTTCACGAAGCAAAAAATGAAAAGGGGTGAAAATTGA
- a CDS encoding rhodanese-like domain-containing protein — MLKIFLKTLYVAQVLLLMDMIGCGSMRKNDIICNDLFYSGNVFAEIDAEKAHELLMFYSDSIIIIDVRPSDEFDLFRIEGAVNVNYYGEDFQDSIDVFPREEIYLVYCKYGARSFSAAMKMKDMGFVKLINLSGGITAWIEMGYDLK; from the coding sequence ATGTTGAAGATTTTTTTGAAAACCCTGTACGTCGCTCAAGTTCTGTTGTTGATGGATATGATAGGATGCGGCAGCATGAGAAAAAATGACATTATATGCAATGATCTTTTTTACAGCGGCAATGTTTTCGCGGAAATTGACGCCGAGAAAGCGCATGAATTGTTAATGTTTTACAGCGACAGTATAATCATAATCGATGTCAGACCCTCTGACGAATTTGACCTTTTCAGAATAGAAGGAGCTGTGAACGTCAATTACTATGGAGAAGATTTCCAAGACTCAATAGACGTTTTTCCGAGGGAAGAAATTTACCTCGTGTATTGCAAATACGGAGCCAGGAGTTTTTCTGCAGCCATGAAGATGAAAGATATGGGTTTTGTCAAATTGATCAACCTTTCAGGCGGAATAACGGCTTGGATTGAAATGGGGTACGACTTAAAATGA